A genomic region of Methyloceanibacter stevinii contains the following coding sequences:
- a CDS encoding SIMPL domain-containing protein, which translates to MTFARPLRMLVPAIAVLAAALPLSASAAGAKRTITLSASGTVKAAPDMASISTGVTSEGQTAQDALSKNTDAMTKVVSTLKEAGLKAKDIQTTDFNVSPVYERKKDEQAAFITGYRVSNNVNITVRDIDKLGDVLDKVVQAGANEINSISFGIAEPEKMKDEARKLAMTNAIDNAKLYAEAAGVELGPVVKITESGDYTPRPYRAMATAAPMMAEAKQVPVEGGTMSVEAKVQVSWELR; encoded by the coding sequence ATGACCTTTGCCCGCCCCCTTCGGATGCTTGTCCCAGCCATCGCCGTGCTCGCCGCCGCGCTTCCTCTCTCGGCTTCCGCAGCCGGCGCCAAGCGGACCATCACCCTGTCAGCCTCCGGGACCGTCAAGGCGGCGCCGGACATGGCGAGCATCTCCACAGGCGTAACCTCCGAAGGGCAGACCGCGCAGGACGCGCTGTCCAAGAACACGGACGCAATGACCAAGGTGGTCAGCACGCTCAAGGAGGCCGGCCTCAAGGCGAAGGACATCCAAACGACGGACTTCAACGTCTCGCCGGTCTACGAACGCAAAAAGGACGAACAGGCCGCGTTCATCACCGGCTATCGGGTCAGCAACAACGTCAACATCACCGTGCGCGACATCGACAAGCTCGGCGACGTCCTAGACAAGGTGGTGCAGGCGGGCGCCAATGAGATCAACTCGATCAGCTTCGGCATCGCCGAACCGGAAAAGATGAAGGACGAGGCCCGCAAGCTCGCCATGACCAACGCGATCGACAACGCCAAGCTCTACGCGGAAGCGGCCGGCGTGGAGCTCGGACCCGTCGTCAAGATTACCGAAAGCGGCGACTACACGCCCCGCCCCTATCGCGCCATGGCAACCGCGGCCCCGATGATGGCCGAAGCAAAGCAGGTCCCCGTGGAGGGCGGCACGATGTCGGTCGAAGCCAAAGTCCAGGTCTCTTGGGAACTCAGGTAG